The following are from one region of the Chloroflexota bacterium genome:
- a CDS encoding glycosyltransferase family 4 protein, producing MRIALLTLDFPPGVGGVQTYLYEIACRLAKRHELIVVTPVGASPDAEEPFRRVVLPSSTPWAFARSLGALRPDRVLVGHAHPRLLVPAALVARGRYGAIAYGNDYLAAQRRWHRPLFNWLLGRSRPLVTITRANAELLRRLGLPRPVVVYPGTDPTRFRPPPSPPESPFVLLTVGRLVPRKGIDMVLRVLPALLAEFPGLRYRVAGDGPDRPRLERIARDLGVAHAVEFLGRVPDERLPDLYRSAHVFVMPAREEREAASMEGFGIVYLEASASGLPVVAGRSGGAVEAVREGETGLLVPPDDPEALTRTLRDLLGDAALRRRMGQAGRRWVEEEMNWDRAAKGILRALETPS from the coding sequence ATGCGCATCGCTCTGCTCACGTTGGACTTCCCGCCGGGCGTAGGCGGGGTACAGACGTATCTCTATGAGATCGCCTGTCGTCTGGCGAAGAGGCACGAGCTGATCGTGGTGACCCCGGTGGGGGCGTCTCCGGATGCGGAGGAGCCCTTTCGGAGGGTAGTCCTTCCCTCGTCGACCCCGTGGGCCTTCGCCCGCTCCCTGGGCGCGCTGCGCCCCGACCGTGTGCTGGTGGGGCATGCCCATCCCCGGCTGCTCGTGCCCGCCGCCCTCGTGGCGCGGGGACGGTATGGGGCGATCGCGTACGGGAACGACTATCTGGCCGCGCAGCGCCGCTGGCATCGTCCCCTCTTCAACTGGCTGTTGGGGCGCTCTCGCCCCCTGGTCACCATCACCCGGGCCAATGCTGAGCTTTTGCGGCGATTGGGGTTGCCCCGCCCGGTGGTGGTGTATCCCGGCACCGATCCCACCCGCTTCCGGCCCCCACCCTCTCCCCCGGAGTCCCCCTTCGTCCTCCTGACCGTGGGGCGTCTGGTCCCGCGCAAAGGGATCGACATGGTATTGCGGGTGTTGCCCGCCCTGCTGGCCGAGTTCCCGGGGTTGCGCTATCGTGTGGCTGGTGATGGCCCGGATCGCCCACGCCTGGAGCGGATCGCGCGTGATCTGGGCGTGGCCCATGCGGTGGAGTTCCTCGGCCGCGTCCCCGATGAGAGGCTGCCCGATCTGTATCGCAGCGCCCACGTGTTCGTGATGCCCGCTCGTGAGGAGCGAGAGGCGGCCAGCATGGAGGGGTTCGGCATCGTGTATCTGGAGGCCAGCGCCAGTGGACTCCCCGTGGTGGCCGGGCGCAGCGGCGGTGCTGTGGAGGCCGTTCGGGAGGGCGAGACCGGCCTCCTGGTGCCCCCGGACGATCCTGAGGCGCTGACGCGAACTCTGCGAGATCTCCTGGGGGATGCGGCCCTGCGGCGTCGGATGGGGCAGGCGGGCCGCCGCTGGGTGGAGGAGGAGATGAACTGGGATCGGGCGGCGAAGGGGATACTCCGAGCATTGGAGACACCCTCGTGA
- the gap gene encoding type I glyceraldehyde-3-phosphate dehydrogenase — translation MAVKVGINGFGRIGRQVTKALFEKYEGELELVAVNDLFDVETNAHLFKYDSNYGIFPGTVETKDGNLVINGKVIKNLSERDPSKLPWGELGVDVVVESTGVFRKREQAAMHLTAGAKKVIISAPATEPDLTVVLGVNQDEYDPAKHSIVSNASCTTNCLAPAAKVLQDLAGIEKALMVTVHSYTNDQRILDLPHKDMRRARAAALNIIPTTTGAARAVALVIPELKGKFDGYALRVPTPTVSIVDFVAVTSREVTLEELKEAYKAAAAGPMKGILGYTEEPLVSMDLKGDERSSVIDGQLLQVIGGNLVKVVSWYDNEWAYSVRVADLIALMAKKGL, via the coding sequence ATGGCTGTCAAGGTAGGTATCAATGGGTTCGGCCGCATCGGGCGGCAGGTTACCAAGGCGCTATTTGAGAAGTACGAGGGGGAGCTGGAACTGGTCGCCGTCAACGATCTCTTTGACGTGGAGACCAACGCTCACCTGTTCAAGTACGACTCCAATTACGGGATCTTTCCCGGCACTGTCGAGACCAAGGACGGAAACCTGGTCATCAACGGCAAGGTCATCAAGAACCTGTCCGAGCGAGATCCCAGCAAGCTGCCCTGGGGCGAGCTGGGCGTCGACGTGGTGGTGGAGTCCACCGGCGTGTTCCGGAAGCGAGAGCAGGCGGCGATGCACCTGACCGCCGGCGCCAAGAAGGTCATCATCTCGGCTCCGGCCACCGAGCCCGATCTGACGGTCGTGCTGGGCGTGAACCAGGATGAGTACGATCCGGCCAAGCACAGCATCGTCTCCAACGCGTCCTGCACCACGAACTGTCTGGCGCCGGCCGCCAAGGTGCTGCAGGACCTGGCCGGGATCGAGAAGGCGCTGATGGTCACGGTTCACTCCTACACCAACGATCAGCGCATCCTGGACCTGCCGCACAAGGACATGCGCCGTGCTCGCGCGGCCGCCCTCAACATCATCCCGACGACCACCGGCGCTGCGCGTGCGGTGGCGCTGGTCATCCCCGAGCTGAAGGGCAAGTTCGACGGATACGCGCTGCGCGTGCCCACGCCGACCGTCTCCATTGTGGACTTCGTGGCCGTGACCAGCCGTGAGGTCACCCTAGAGGAGCTGAAGGAGGCCTACAAGGCCGCCGCGGCGGGCCCGATGAAGGGCATCCTGGGATACACGGAAGAGCCGCTCGTCTCCATGGACCTGAAGGGCGACGAGCGCTCCAGCGTCATCGACGGCCAGCTCCTGCAGGTGATCGGCGGCAACCTGGTCAAGGTCGTCTCCTGGTACGACAACGAGTGGGCTTACTCCGTGCGCGTGGCCGATCTGATCGCCCTCATGGCGAAGAAGGGGCTGTAA
- a CDS encoding oligosaccharide flippase family protein, producing MSACNGVDAPGGAPPEGLSIAARAVRGSFYSVGASAITLTLGLTRAVLLARLLLPEHFGVVTLALFYVQLADRLRALGLGRAMIHRREVDDRVVSTYFTLQMALLLGSLMTLAALAPVLARAYPGMPSLVYILWALVGVSLIKGLNAYQETFLSRDLDFRRLALADVVSSVTMTIAAPLAAWYGWGAWSLILEQAGGQIARSAVCWILPVAPTPRLGWDGEALRWFWRFGIRVWWGTNLSYLLDRFDDFWIGTALGKTPLGYYSRAYEFARYPRRIIANPLASVFFPTFARLQSDRLRLSQAFFRVTSLMIRAGFGFGLMFILAAPELIRLLIGERWLPMLTTFQLMLVYTLADPLTVVAGNLLVAAGHPGRVTRARAVQLAVFVPAVVVLGRWWGIEGVALAADLMVLVGLVLLFAQTRHLVDYSWRAMWLWPTVAVALIAPATLMGVDVGRDWSLWGRLAFKCVSVSVLYGGLLWLTEREQLRAGWHLLYRSLKLGSGHSAP from the coding sequence ATGTCTGCTTGTAATGGGGTAGACGCCCCGGGCGGCGCTCCGCCGGAGGGCTTATCGATCGCGGCTCGGGCCGTGAGGGGGTCGTTTTACAGCGTCGGGGCGTCCGCGATCACGTTGACGCTGGGGCTCACGCGGGCGGTGCTCCTGGCCCGGCTGCTTCTGCCCGAACATTTCGGCGTCGTGACGCTGGCGCTGTTCTACGTCCAGCTGGCCGACAGGCTCCGGGCGCTGGGGCTCGGCCGGGCGATGATCCATCGCCGGGAGGTGGATGACCGGGTCGTCTCGACCTACTTCACCCTGCAGATGGCTTTGCTGCTCGGGAGCCTGATGACGTTGGCGGCCCTGGCCCCCGTGCTCGCCCGTGCCTATCCCGGGATGCCGTCGCTGGTGTATATCCTGTGGGCGCTCGTCGGCGTCAGCCTCATTAAGGGGCTGAACGCGTATCAGGAGACGTTTCTGAGCCGTGATCTGGACTTTCGCCGGCTGGCCCTGGCCGATGTGGTGAGCTCCGTCACGATGACGATCGCGGCCCCCCTCGCCGCATGGTATGGCTGGGGGGCTTGGAGCCTGATCCTGGAGCAGGCCGGTGGGCAGATCGCCCGCTCGGCGGTGTGCTGGATCCTTCCCGTTGCGCCGACGCCCCGGCTGGGTTGGGATGGAGAGGCGCTCCGCTGGTTCTGGCGCTTTGGCATCCGGGTCTGGTGGGGAACCAATCTCTCCTACCTGCTCGATCGTTTTGACGATTTCTGGATCGGCACGGCGCTGGGGAAGACGCCGCTGGGGTACTACTCACGGGCTTATGAGTTCGCCCGCTATCCCCGGCGCATCATCGCCAACCCCCTGGCCTCCGTCTTCTTCCCGACCTTCGCCCGATTGCAGAGCGACCGTCTTCGCCTGTCCCAGGCTTTCTTTCGCGTGACCAGTCTGATGATTCGGGCGGGGTTTGGGTTCGGCCTGATGTTCATCCTGGCGGCTCCGGAGCTGATCCGTCTGCTGATCGGGGAGCGATGGTTGCCGATGTTGACCACTTTCCAGCTCATGCTGGTGTATACGCTGGCGGATCCGCTCACGGTGGTGGCCGGCAACCTGCTGGTGGCGGCCGGGCACCCGGGTCGCGTCACCCGGGCGCGAGCCGTGCAGCTCGCCGTCTTCGTCCCCGCGGTCGTCGTGTTAGGGAGATGGTGGGGCATCGAGGGGGTGGCGCTGGCCGCCGACCTGATGGTGCTGGTGGGGTTGGTCCTGCTGTTCGCCCAAACCCGACATCTGGTGGACTATTCCTGGAGGGCGATGTGGCTATGGCCGACGGTGGCGGTGGCGCTCATCGCCCCGGCGACCTTGATGGGGGTAGACGTGGGGAGGGATTGGTCGCTGTGGGGACGGCTGGCCTTCAAATGCGTCTCGGTCAGCGTCCTGTACGGCGGCCTGCTCTGGCTCACGGAGCGGGAGCAGCTGAGGGCGGGCTGGCATCTCCTCTATCGATCCCTCAAATTAGGAAGTGGACATTCGGCCCCTTGA
- a CDS encoding YvcK family protein: MPPPSTPSRGRASNIHGSHARRSPGPTVGTVSEHHHHGDGPKVVALGGGTGLSTLLRGLKAHTDHITAIVTVADDGGSSGRLREELGVLPPGDFRNCIAALADDEALMTKLFQYRFGEGMGLGGHSFGNLFIAAMTAVTGSFDRALLESSRVLAVRGRVLPSTLKSVVLCADVREEIPGQEPRWRRVWGESHIPKQAHGHIIERVFLQPEDPPAYPESVRAILEADLIVAGPGSLFTSVLPNLLVTDIAQAIRASQAVRVYVCNVATQRGETDGFDVHEHVQALQSHVGRDLFPLVLANNDFATSRSIGKGVSWVRPPSQEDMAVGGYRVVTASLIDPERPWRHHPGKLAQHLLALYREETAAREEMPLDAGDLSSSSFFH; encoded by the coding sequence ATGCCGCCACCGTCGACGCCATCCCGCGGCCGTGCCAGCAACATCCACGGCTCGCACGCGCGCCGATCGCCTGGTCCAACGGTGGGTACCGTGAGTGAGCATCACCATCACGGGGATGGGCCTAAGGTCGTCGCACTCGGCGGCGGGACAGGCCTATCCACCCTGCTGCGAGGATTGAAAGCGCACACGGACCACATCACGGCCATCGTAACCGTGGCCGATGACGGTGGAAGTTCCGGCCGCCTGCGAGAGGAATTGGGCGTATTGCCGCCGGGGGACTTCCGCAACTGCATCGCCGCCCTGGCCGACGATGAAGCGCTCATGACGAAGCTGTTCCAGTATCGCTTCGGCGAGGGCATGGGGCTCGGCGGGCACAGCTTTGGGAATCTGTTCATCGCCGCCATGACCGCGGTGACCGGCAGCTTCGACCGGGCCCTGTTGGAGTCCAGCCGGGTGTTGGCCGTGCGCGGGCGGGTGCTCCCATCCACGTTGAAAAGCGTGGTCCTGTGCGCAGATGTGCGTGAGGAGATCCCCGGCCAGGAGCCACGCTGGAGGCGGGTTTGGGGGGAGTCTCACATCCCCAAACAGGCCCATGGGCACATCATCGAACGTGTGTTCCTGCAGCCGGAGGATCCGCCCGCTTACCCGGAATCGGTACGGGCCATCCTGGAGGCCGACCTCATCGTGGCCGGGCCGGGAAGCCTGTTCACCAGCGTGCTGCCCAACCTGCTGGTCACGGACATCGCCCAGGCGATACGAGCCTCCCAGGCCGTCCGGGTATACGTTTGCAATGTGGCCACCCAACGCGGCGAGACGGATGGCTTCGACGTACATGAACACGTGCAGGCGCTGCAATCCCATGTCGGCCGGGACCTGTTCCCCCTGGTACTGGCGAACAACGACTTCGCCACATCGCGCTCCATCGGCAAGGGCGTGTCCTGGGTACGCCCGCCCTCCCAGGAGGACATGGCCGTCGGGGGATACCGCGTGGTAACGGCCAGCCTCATCGATCCAGAACGACCCTGGCGGCACCATCCCGGCAAGCTGGCGCAACATCTGCTGGCGCTCTACCGGGAAGAGACCGCCGCTAGAGAGGAGATGCCCCTGGACGCCGGAGACCTCTCCTCCTCGTCGTTCTTCCACTGA
- a CDS encoding SDR family oxidoreductase translates to MGILTGKTAVITGSTRGLGLAIARAYAREGAAVVISSRSAEAVDRAVTRLRAEARRVTGLPCDVGDMEQVQTLAAHAEETFGGFDIWVNNAGVAAPYGPTAHIPSEGFLRVYQTNILGVYHGSMVAIRRFLAQGHGKLINVLGRGARRPVPMQNAYAASKAWVRSFTLALAREYRESGVGIYAFSPGLMDTDLLRRVEAVAGYEGRLQPLKTVMRLWANPPEVPARKAVWLASDATDGRTGLEVRILGPAGMARGVVRDLLRRLLRRPAPPFDLEITTIPPAIPEIDRPG, encoded by the coding sequence ATGGGCATATTGACGGGCAAGACGGCGGTGATCACGGGCAGCACCCGGGGGCTGGGCCTGGCCATCGCCCGGGCCTACGCACGAGAGGGAGCGGCCGTGGTCATCTCCTCCCGCTCAGCCGAGGCGGTGGATCGAGCCGTCACGCGCCTGCGGGCGGAGGCCAGGCGGGTCACCGGCCTGCCATGCGACGTAGGGGACATGGAGCAGGTGCAGACGTTGGCCGCGCACGCCGAGGAGACCTTCGGCGGGTTTGACATCTGGGTGAACAACGCGGGCGTCGCCGCCCCATACGGTCCCACCGCCCACATCCCGTCTGAAGGCTTCCTGCGGGTCTACCAGACCAACATCCTCGGCGTCTACCACGGATCCATGGTCGCCATACGACGATTCCTGGCCCAGGGGCACGGGAAACTGATCAATGTGCTCGGGCGTGGAGCCCGTCGGCCGGTGCCCATGCAGAACGCGTACGCCGCCAGCAAAGCCTGGGTTCGAAGCTTCACGCTGGCCCTGGCTCGCGAGTACAGGGAGAGCGGCGTCGGCATCTACGCGTTCAGCCCAGGGCTCATGGACACCGACCTGTTGCGGCGCGTGGAGGCCGTCGCCGGATACGAGGGGCGCCTCCAGCCGCTAAAGACGGTGATGCGGCTATGGGCGAACCCACCGGAGGTACCCGCCCGCAAGGCGGTATGGCTGGCATCGGACGCCACCGACGGCCGCACGGGGCTGGAGGTCCGCATACTGGGCCCCGCAGGCATGGCCCGGGGCGTCGTTCGGGACCTTCTGCGCAGGCTCTTGCGCCGCCCGGCGCCGCCCTTCGATCTGGAGATCACGACGATTCCCCCGGCCATCCCTGAGATCGACCGGCCCGGTTGA
- a CDS encoding phosphoglycerate kinase has translation MNKKTVRDIDVKGKRVLVRVDFNVPLSDGKVADDTRIRAALPTIQYLIDQGAKVILMSHLGRPKGQVKPEFSLKPVAEHLSQLLGKPVKMAPDCVGPEVEAMAAELQPGDVLLLENTRFHPEERKNDPAFAQQLAKLGDIYVNDAFGSAHRAHASTEGVAHYLPAVAGFLMEKELNFLGKALEAPERPFIAILGGAKISDKIGVIQNLLGKVDALLIGGGMANTFLQAQGYDMAESLVEEDSLDTAKQLLQEGEGKIFLPVDLVVADAFDANANHKVVPVDEVPAGWRALDIGPATVAHFSNRLAGAKTVVWNGPMGVFEFPAFAKGTVAIAQALADLKDAVTIIGGGDSVAAVKQAGLADKITHISTGGGASLEFLEGKTLPGVAALLDK, from the coding sequence ATGAACAAGAAGACCGTACGCGATATCGACGTCAAGGGGAAACGAGTGCTGGTGCGAGTGGATTTTAACGTCCCGCTGTCGGACGGCAAGGTGGCCGACGACACACGCATCCGGGCCGCCCTTCCCACCATCCAGTACCTGATCGACCAGGGGGCCAAGGTCATCCTGATGTCCCACCTGGGCCGCCCCAAGGGCCAGGTGAAGCCGGAGTTCAGCCTGAAGCCCGTGGCCGAGCACCTGAGCCAGCTCCTGGGGAAGCCGGTGAAGATGGCCCCCGACTGCGTCGGCCCGGAGGTGGAGGCGATGGCGGCCGAGCTACAGCCGGGCGACGTGCTCCTGCTGGAGAACACCCGCTTCCATCCGGAGGAGCGGAAGAACGATCCCGCCTTCGCCCAGCAACTGGCCAAGCTCGGGGATATTTATGTCAACGACGCCTTCGGCAGCGCCCATCGCGCCCACGCGTCCACGGAGGGGGTCGCCCACTACCTGCCGGCCGTGGCAGGCTTCCTCATGGAGAAGGAGCTGAACTTCCTGGGCAAGGCGCTGGAGGCTCCGGAGCGACCGTTCATCGCCATCCTGGGCGGCGCCAAGATCTCCGATAAGATCGGCGTCATCCAGAACCTGTTGGGGAAGGTGGACGCCCTGCTGATCGGCGGGGGCATGGCCAACACCTTCCTGCAGGCCCAGGGGTATGACATGGCCGAATCCCTGGTGGAGGAGGACAGCCTGGACACGGCGAAGCAGCTCCTCCAGGAGGGCGAGGGGAAGATCTTCCTGCCCGTCGATCTCGTGGTGGCGGACGCCTTCGACGCGAACGCCAACCACAAGGTCGTGCCGGTGGACGAGGTCCCGGCCGGCTGGCGAGCGCTGGACATCGGGCCGGCCACCGTTGCCCACTTCAGCAACCGGCTGGCGGGCGCCAAGACCGTGGTCTGGAACGGCCCCATGGGCGTATTCGAGTTCCCGGCCTTCGCCAAGGGGACCGTCGCCATCGCCCAGGCGCTGGCCGATCTGAAGGACGCGGTGACCATCATCGGCGGCGGCGACTCGGTGGCTGCCGTCAAGCAGGCGGGGCTGGCCGATAAGATCACGCACATCTCCACCGGAGGCGGCGCCAGCCTGGAGTTCCTGGAGGGGAAGACGCTGCCGGGCGTGGCCGCCCTGCTGGATAAGTAG
- a CDS encoding aldo/keto reductase, which translates to MEREDARSDAPHSERIPLGPTDLRISPIGIGTWAWGDRIWWGYGRGYTDADLRAAFQASLEAGIHFFDTAEVYGLGRSERLLGRFIREAGRPVVVATKFFPFPWRLGRRSLLRALRGSLKRLGMQQVDLYQIHWPFPPVPIETWMDALADAVEAGLVRAVGVSNYSVEQMQKAHEALARRGVPLASNQVEYSLLQRGPERNGLMALCRELKVTLIAYSPLGMGLLTGKYTPERPPAGLRGRRLGRQRLIQAQPLVGLLREIGQAHGGKTPAQVALNWVICKGAVPIPGAKNARQAEDNAAAAGWRLTEEEIVALDEASDRIAAGR; encoded by the coding sequence ATGGAGCGAGAAGACGCACGATCCGACGCCCCTCATTCGGAGCGGATCCCCCTGGGGCCCACCGATCTGCGCATCAGCCCTATCGGCATCGGCACCTGGGCCTGGGGCGATCGGATATGGTGGGGTTACGGACGCGGCTACACCGATGCGGACCTGCGAGCGGCGTTCCAAGCCAGCCTGGAGGCCGGGATCCACTTCTTCGACACCGCCGAAGTCTATGGACTCGGCCGCTCGGAGCGGCTCCTGGGGCGATTCATCCGGGAAGCCGGCCGCCCCGTCGTGGTGGCCACCAAGTTCTTCCCCTTCCCCTGGCGTCTGGGACGTCGTAGCCTGCTCCGGGCGCTGCGCGGCAGCCTGAAACGCCTGGGAATGCAGCAGGTCGACCTATACCAGATCCACTGGCCGTTTCCCCCCGTGCCCATCGAGACCTGGATGGACGCGCTGGCCGACGCGGTGGAGGCAGGGCTGGTGCGCGCCGTAGGCGTCTCCAATTACAGCGTGGAGCAGATGCAGAAGGCACACGAGGCGTTGGCCCGGCGCGGCGTGCCGCTCGCCTCGAACCAGGTGGAGTACAGCCTGTTGCAGCGAGGCCCGGAGCGCAACGGGCTGATGGCGCTCTGCCGGGAGCTGAAGGTCACGCTGATCGCCTACAGCCCGCTGGGGATGGGGCTGCTGACCGGGAAATACACGCCGGAGCGTCCACCGGCAGGGCTGCGCGGCCGCCGACTGGGGCGCCAACGGCTGATCCAGGCCCAGCCGCTCGTCGGCCTGCTGCGGGAGATCGGACAGGCGCATGGGGGCAAGACGCCAGCCCAGGTCGCCCTGAACTGGGTCATCTGCAAGGGGGCGGTGCCCATCCCCGGCGCCAAGAACGCCCGTCAGGCCGAAGACAACGCGGCGGCCGCCGGGTGGCGGCTGACGGAGGAGGAGATCGTCGCTCTGGACGAGGCCAGCGATCGGATCGCTGCCGGCCGATAG
- a CDS encoding glycosyltransferase family 2 protein, translating to MAGSPVFSVVIPTYNRSESLRRCLSAVIRQDGLEHEVIVVDDGSTDDTAEMVRREFPQVRYIRREMNRGPAAARNRGIEVATGEVVAFTDDDCVVPSDWLRRLHDGFRRHPGVAGVGGYQDPPEALIRTNAVARAEHLRRLRRWGARAAREEAGRDVPGLGTNNVAYRRDVLLDVGGFDERFPVAAGEDVDLKLRVAQRGHLLLYLPLKVEHFREYTLRAQWRASVRRGIGAYYFEAKHARAPTVGRILLRLIKRTLLFFPHLLQMPGAVAGVIVLSDVADALGQLRAARLYRGALADGLQGSAHG from the coding sequence GTGGCAGGTTCTCCTGTCTTCTCCGTTGTGATCCCGACCTACAATCGAAGTGAGTCGTTGCGGCGCTGCCTGAGCGCGGTGATCCGGCAGGACGGCCTGGAGCACGAGGTCATCGTCGTGGATGACGGATCCACCGATGACACGGCGGAGATGGTGCGGCGAGAGTTCCCTCAGGTGCGCTACATCCGCCGGGAGATGAACCGGGGGCCGGCCGCGGCCCGGAATCGGGGGATCGAGGTCGCCACGGGAGAGGTCGTCGCCTTCACCGACGATGATTGTGTGGTCCCCTCCGATTGGCTGCGGCGCCTGCACGACGGGTTCCGGCGACACCCGGGCGTGGCAGGCGTGGGAGGATACCAGGACCCGCCCGAGGCGTTGATCCGCACCAACGCGGTCGCCCGCGCCGAGCACCTGCGGCGACTGCGACGGTGGGGGGCGCGGGCGGCGAGGGAGGAGGCCGGGCGCGATGTGCCGGGGCTGGGGACCAACAACGTCGCCTACCGCCGGGATGTCCTCTTGGATGTGGGCGGGTTTGACGAGCGCTTCCCGGTGGCCGCCGGCGAGGATGTGGATCTCAAGCTCCGTGTCGCTCAGCGCGGCCATCTCCTGCTGTATCTGCCGTTGAAGGTGGAGCACTTTCGGGAGTACACGCTCCGCGCCCAATGGCGGGCCTCCGTTCGACGGGGCATCGGCGCGTATTATTTCGAGGCCAAACATGCGAGGGCGCCTACCGTGGGGCGTATCCTGTTGCGTCTGATCAAACGGACGCTGCTCTTCTTCCCCCATCTGCTGCAGATGCCCGGGGCGGTGGCTGGCGTCATCGTCCTCAGCGACGTGGCCGATGCGCTGGGCCAGCTTCGGGCCGCCCGGCTTTATCGCGGGGCACTTGCAGACGGCTTGCAAGGGAGTGCACATGGGTGA